TGGCTGCTAGGGCGCTTTCCGCCTTCTTTGCTAGCTCGGCGTCTTTCTCCGCTTTCTTCGCAGCATCGGCTTCGGCTTGTTTGGCTTTTTCCGCCTCAATTTTGGCTAGCTCTTCCTCGGCTTCTTTCTCTTCCCACATCTTGTACTCGCGGCTTTGTTCTTTCAGGCGGGCATTCTTGCCGGTAAGCTCGCGCATGAAGTAAAGCTTGGCACGACGAACCTTCGAGTGTTTGATTCGCTCTATCTTGATGATTCTTGGCGAATGAAGCGGGAAAACTCGCTCAACACCGATACCAAAAGACTCCTTGCGGACTGTGAAGGTGCCATCAAGGCCTTTTCCGTGCTTCACTGCAATAACAAGGCCCTCAAAGATCTGGACACGCTCTTTGGCGCCTTCTTTGACCTTGAGGTGTACTCGAATCGTGTCACCAGAGACAATGTCCGGAACATTTTTTTTCATCAATTTTTTCTCGATTGTGGTTTGCATTTTACAATTCCGATCTAATTCAGACTTCTGCACTCAAGATTTTGAATTCAGGAGTCCGCTCTCCTCCCGCCAGTGACGGGAGGAGAGCCGGAGAGGGCGACGAGCCCGGTGGACCTTCGTCCAAACGAGCAAGTCGTGATGCTCCACTCTACCCTGCAGGAGTCGAGTGGCTTGCTGCACGAGGACAGCGCGCTGACACTAGCCCCTCGTGCAACGAGATGGAGTCTCTCGTGCGAGCGTGTTACCTCACCGTCGCCGAAAACTGGCTCCTCGCTAGGGGCGAGGACTCGAAGTGATAGACGAGGGCCTGCGCCCATCCCGGATCTACGGGAACCCTCGGGCTTAGCAGGATCTCCGGGGTGCTGATGAGCCGAGGCCCATCTGCCGCGACAATGTGTACTCCTTCGCCAGGCATACGGTAGACAAGCAAGTTCCCGCCCTCGGACCAGGCATAGCCGCACAGCCCCCTGACGACACTCTGGAGGGTGTGCTGCCCGAGCTTGACCAGCTCACGGACGAGGTCTTCGTACCCCGAACGCATGAGCTGTATCCACTTTGCCCTACGATTCGAACTTCTCTTAGCCATCGTGCTTCCTCCTCAATGCGGAATTGGCACTAGGCATCCTGCTGTCAGGTTTATTTGGCGCATGAAGTCCAGCGCCTCCTCTCGTGTGTGATTGACCCTCTAAAGGGCCTTGCTGCGTTTCTGAAACAACCCCACTCGCACAGAAAGTTCTGCAACCACCTCCCTTGAACACTATGAGATTTTCGGCAGGCAGGATTCCCCGATCTATGCCTACCGACAACCATTGCTAAATTGCTGTATTGTTAAATTGCTACCAAAACAATTTAACAGTTTAACAATGTAACAATTATTTTTTATCTGCCTCTACAGACACAAAAGTTCTTTTGTCTTTATTGCTGTTGAAAGCAACTACTCTTTTCTCTTGAAATTTGACCATGCCGTCTTTCAGCGCATAAAGCGTATCGTCGCAGCCAATTCCGACATTTGCTCCGGCATGAAATTTGGAACCGCGCTGGCGGACGATTATGCCTCCGGCAAGGATTTTCTGGTCACCAAAAACTTTGACGCCAAGTCTTTGCGCTCGTGAATCCCGTCCCAGTCTTGTACTACCAGCAGCCTTCTTATGTGCCATATCAATTCCTTCGGAATAATGACTAAATCCAAATGTCAAATTTCAAATTTGGGAATTAAACCATTTTGTTTGTCATTTGAAATTAGGATTTAGGTGCTTGTAAAAAGAGAATTTCTCTTTTTACAACCTGATAATCCCGCCCGTAAACTAAAGGCGGACGAAGTAGAGTATAACCCATTTTTTCGATCTCGTCAACACTCGCAGCGAAAAGGCTGATCTGTCCGCCATCTGATGATTCGACGAGGGGAAAGACGAGGCAAACAGCTGACAGCTGACAGCTGCTAGCTCGCAGTAAACTAGCCAAGTTTTTAAGAAAACCCAGATATATTCCTTCTAGCTTCTTAAATTCGCCAAGAACAGCATTTTTCGAGGGCTTAAATTTTTTTGGTTCACCGAGATACGGCTCGGCGACGATGATTACATCGCGAGTCGAAAGTTCCAAGTCCAAAGTCGAAAGCGGGGCAAGAAAATCATGCTTGGTTGCGTCAGCTTGAAAGATTGAAAATGTTTTGCCTGTCATTGCGAGCCCGGAGGGCGCGGCAATCTTTTTAATAGATTGCTTCGTCATTTCATTCCTCGCAATGACCCATTCTATGTTTAGTTTCGTATCCATCACAGCTTTTTCCGAAATATCCGAAGCAATAATATCGTGCCCAAGCATGAGAGCTTCTATGGGAATATTGCCCGATCCGCAGAATGGATCGACGACAATAGATTTATCATTTGATTCGCCAATACTTAGATTCACCATCATTCGAGCTAGCTTCGGCGGCAACATTCCGGAATATTTATCTCCGGCTGGCTTGCCATAATCACGCTTCGACCACTCGAACGGATTCGATATTGCAATCAATCGACCCAAATACTCGTCAAAGACACCTACTTCGACTCCCTTGCCATCTAGCTTGTTGGTTTGTGAAACAATTGTTGAGAGCTCCTGCCCCTCCTTAATCGCTACGAATCGAGACTTAATTTGAGGCTTAAGGGCAGTCTTAACTTCAATTCCAAGCTTGTTGATATTCAAAGTTCGTTTTGAAAAATTTGAGATTCCAAAGTCAATTTTCGAACCATTTTCACTTTTTTCAGCGATCACCATATCAATGATCTCTTTTTTAAGATCAGGACTTGCCTTTTTGTACAGTTCAAATATCTTTGTCGTTCCGCCCAGGCTGCTTATCAAGCTGTCAGCTGTCATCTGCAAGCTACCAGCTTCTTCAAACTTGATGATAGCGATATTGTCGGATACACTTGAAATGCAAAAACCAAAACCAAAGCGTCCTAAAACCGCCTTTACTTCAAGGAGGGCTAGCTCGGATTCTCTACCGAGTACGAAGGCGAATGTATTTTTGTTGTGATCTGTGTCCATAAATTCATCTAAATCTATCACGAATAGGAAAAAAACTCAATGAGCGAGGACAAACCAAAATTCGTACATCTGCATGTCCATAGCCACTATTCTATGCTCGATGGGATGGGTAAAATCCCCGATCTGGTGGCAAAAGCAAAAAACGACGGCCAACCTGCTATCGCCCTTACCGACCATGGTGTTATGCACGGCATAATCGAATTCTATGAAGAGTGCTTGAAGCAGGAAATCAAGCCAATATTGGGCGTTGAGGCCTATATGGCACCGCGTACGATGCATGACAAGCAGCCGCGAGTCGATTCTTCAGCCTATCACCTTATACTCTTGGCAAAAAATGAAACCGGATATAAAAATCTTTTGAAATTAACATCTATTGCTCATCTTGATGGATATTATTATAAGCCAAGAATTGACAAAAAAACGCTCAAAAAGCATGCGGATGGTTTGATCGCTTGTAGCGCCTGTGTCCAAGGTGAAATTCCAAGAAAATCGCTTGAGAGCCTAAACGAAGGCCGCAAAGCCCTAAAAGAATATTTGGAAATATTCCCTAAGGAAGATCTGTATCTCGAGGTTCAGAAACACCCGCACACTGTTCCCGAGCAAGACTCAGCAAATAAAAATATGTTCAAGCTTGCTCAGGAATTCGGGTTGAAAGTTATTGCAACAAATGACCCTCACTATGTAAATTCGGATGACAATATAGCCCATGATGCATTGATCTGCCTTCAAACAGGAAAAGTTTTGTCTGATGAAAACAGAATGTCCATGGCTGGAGATGATTATTCACTTCTAACCACCGAGCAGATGGCGGCGAATTTTCCCGACCATCCGGAAGTTCTTCAAAACACGCTTGAGATTGTCGAAAAATGCAATGTCGAGATCGAGCTTGGCAAATTTAAATTCCCCGAATTTCCACTCCCGGAGGGTGAAACCTATGAGACGTATCTGCGCAAGTTGATCGACGAACGCCTGCCCCGCATGGTAGGCGAAGTTACGAAAGAAATGACGGATCGTATCGACTATGAGTTTGATGTGATTAAGAAAAAAGGTTACTTAGGATATTTTTTGATTGTGCAGGATTTTTTCCACTTTGCAAAAGAAAACGGCATTCCGACCAATACCAGGGGTTCAGCCGCAGGTTGTTTCATCTCCTATGCTCTCGGAATCACTGCTAAGCAGCTGAACCCGATGGAATACAATCTGCCATTTGAACGATTTTTAAATCCGTATCGCCCATCTGCGCCCGATATCGACGCTGATATTGCCGATTCCGGCCGCGATTCGATCATTCAGTATGTGTCCAAAAAATATGGAAAAGATCACGTGGCACAGATTATCACCTTCGGAACAATGGCAGCCAGAATGGCAGTCCGTGATGTCGGGCGGGTACTCGGCATGACATATTCAGAAGTCGATATTATTGCAAAATTAATTCCTCCCCTCAAAACAACGCTTGAAAAAGCTCTTGATTCAGTCGAGGATTTGAAAGCACTATATAATTCTGATGCTAAGGTCAAGCAGTGTATCGATATTGCTCGCAAACTCGAGGGCGTCGTCCGCCATGCTTCCGTCCATGCTGCCGGTGTGGTTATCGCACCTGAGGCAATCACAAACTTTACTCCGATCATGATGGACGCAAAGGGCGAACGGCTCATCACCCAATACGAAATGCACACTGTAGGAGAAGATGGCGTTGGCTTGATCAAGATGGATTTTCTTGGGCTTGCTAACCTTTCAATCATTCAAAATGCCCTCCGCATTATTCGAAAAACACGAAATACCGAGATCAATCTTGAGGAAATTCCGCTCGACGACAAAAAAACTTTTCAGCTTCTATCTCGCGGAGAAACCATTGGCGTTTTTCAGCTTGAATCCGAAGGCATGCGCAAGAATATCAAAGAGCTTCGTCCTTCGACAATCCATGACATCATGGCAATGGTGGCACTCTACCGCCCCGGGCCGATGGCTTTTATTCCAGAATACATAGCCCGCAAGCACAATCCGGCAAGAATAAGTTATCTTGATCCTAGAATGAAACAATTCCTGGATAAATCACTTGGCCTGATCGTTTATCAGGATGATGTTCTTATGATTGCCCTCGAGCTTGCCGGCTACAACTGGGAGGAAGTCGATAAATTTCGAAAAGCTATCGGTAAAAAAATTGCCAAAGATATGGCAGCCCAGAAAGATAAGTTCTATAAACAAATCATCGAACGCGGCATGGAGAAAAATATCGTTGATGAGCTCTGGGCGCAGATTGAAACGTTTGCCGGTTACGGCTTTAATAAAGCGCATGCTGCAAGCTACGGCCTCGTCGCCTACCAGACAGCATATTTGAAATCGAATTATCCGCCAGAATATATGTCAGCCTTAATGACCTCAAACCGAGATGATCTTGACAAATTAGCAATGGAGATCGAGGAATGTAAACGAATGGGCATACAGGTTTTGCCTCCATCGGTAAACGAATCCTTCGTTGATTTTGGCGTTGTGAAAGACAGCGGCAATGTCCGTTTCGGCCTTTCCGCCATCAAGAATGTTGGTGCAGCAGTTGCAGAAGAAATAGTTGAAAATCGCAAGGAAGGTGGAAAATTCAAAGATATTGAGGATTTTTTGACGCGGTTGGGTCCCAAAGTAATTAATAAAAAATCACTGGAATCGCTTGTGATGGCGGGCGCACTAGACGATCTTGGAGAGCGGGCTCTCTTTCTCTACAACATGGAAAAAATGTTGGCTTTCGCATCGAATATTCAGAAGAATCAGAATTCTGGCCAAAATTCATTATTTACAAGCGAAGAAGTCAGTATCCCCTCTATTCAATTTGAGGAAACAAAGCCGGCAGAAAAAAAACAACGGCTGGCATGGGAGCGGGAACTTCTCGGCATGTACGTGTCTGAACATCCGCTTTCTGGCATTTCGCACATGATCGAACCCCACCGAACACTCAAGATTTCCGAAGTTACATCTGAACACGAAGGTGAATTTGTCCGAATTTCCGGCATTATTACAAACATCCATTCGATCCTCACCCGTGCTAATCAAAAAATGGTTTTTGCCAAAATCGAAGATCTCACCAGCAATGCTGAAGTAATCGCATTCCCGAAAATCTTAGCAGAAACAACTGACCTCTGGGTTGCCGATAAAATCGTGGCGGTAGACGGATATGTAAACTACAAAGACGGATCACCAAAAATCCTGTGTGAGCAGATACAGGAGATCCACGAACAAGCCGACATCGATCCTTTCAAACCAAGAGGCAAAAAGAAAAATGGAGATTGGCGGAAAAAAGGAAATGGGAATGGTAATGGAAATAGCTATGCCTCTACCAACGGATACTCCAATAACGGTTCAGTGCCCGCCCCCAAAAAACAAGCTGAAGAGTATATTATCAAGCGCAAATCGATAAAAATAACGCTACCCAAAGGCTCCGACCGCTCGATTTTGAAAGAAATAAAAGAAATATTGGAGTCCGACCCGGGTGAATCTGACGTGATCCTGAATGTACCGAATAATGGCAGCGGATACAAAGAGATCAAAACAAAAACCAAGGTAGCGATAAATCCCGTCCTTAACAAAAAATTAAAAGAGATCGTCGGCAAGGAAAATATTGCCATCACCTAATAAGTTGTTTTTCAATCCTTTTTGTCACTTCTTGCTGGATTTCGAATGGATCGGAGATGTTTTTGACAATAATTTCCGTACCAATTCCGGCTCCGGCTGTGCGTATTATCAAATCACCAAAACCGAGTGACATGCGGATTGCCCCGGAAGTATCAGATGAAATGTCAACGATATTTCTAAGCTCGGTTTCGATAATTTTGCGGCCAAAAAATCCTCTTTGCGCCAAATACATTACTCTTTGGTTTGTGAGAATGAGAACACTCGCGGCATATTCATAATACGGCCTTGCAAATACAGCAAAAGCAGAAAGCACAAAAATTAACGTCGCTAGGGTAAAATATGTGCTCGCACCAGTAAAGAAGAAGACACCGACTGGAATAGCAAGCAGTATAACAGCCTTGATACCCGGCCAGAACAATACAAAAGGATGATTTTTGACCACTTCCTCGACCGTTTCATCTGCGCGCTGGCCTTTGAATGTGAACTCAAGAGACATGGGTCGTTTCACTCCGATTTCTAAATTTAACTTTTAAAATTTGGTTTTTAGTCATTAGATATTAAGATTCTGTCATTTGCTTCGCTCTCATGCGAAGCAAAACGATTATCCCTATTAACAATAATATCAAAATTATTGAAGCAATGATTTTGTTCATGGTTGTCGAACGCAGAGCGACCCAGGCAAAAGCAATCGCAATAACGTAAAGCGACAGGACAGCCTCGCGAACAGAAAAGCCAGCGGCCAAAAATCTATGATGAAGATGCGTTTTATCCGGAGTCGTAAAAGGGTTTTTGCCACGTAAAATTCTTCCGCCGGCCACAAAGAGGCCATCTACTATCGGAAAACCCAATACAAGGAACGCTGTAGCCAATTTACCGCCAGAAATAAGTGGAAGCACTCCCAGTATATAACCCAAAAACATACTTCCTGCATCCCCCATAAATATTTTTGCCGGCGGAAAATTCCAAAACAGGAACCCTGCAGTTGACCCTGCCAATATTATTGCAATTAGCGCAGTCGATGGCTGATTTACAGCCAGCGAGATTGAAAGAAGAAAAATGGTAAAGGCGGCAATAGTTGAAATTCCGGAAGCCAATCCGTCGATTCCGTCCACGAAATTGATTACGTTCATCATTCCGACAAGCCAGACCAATGTTAGAAGATCGGACCAGAGAGAAAAATGTACCATCGTTCCAGAAACGGAGAAAAGGGGAACATAAATCGAATTCAAATTAATTTCACCACCAAACGGATTGGTTAAAGTATCAATTCCGATTCCGCCAGATATCGCAACAATTGCTGCTAAAATTTGAAAGATTGATTTCTGCCATGCTTTTAGCCCGAAAAGATCATCAAAAAACATCGATATTACAACAAGCGTACTGCCCAATATAATTCCAATAAATTTCGAGTCCAAACCAAAAACTGCCGAACCGGCAAAGCCAAAGTTGGTTTTAAATACCAGAAGAAAAATGGTCAATGTGATCAAAAATGACAAGAAAATCGCAATTCCCCCGATCCTGGGAATTGGTTTTTTGTGCACATCGCGTTCCCTAATTTCGGCAAATATTTTTTTGCGGAAACCTAGGGATCTCACAATTCCAGTCGCAAAAATCGATAGAACCAGGCTGATAAAAAATCCAAGAAAATAAGTCATATTTTGAAATTACCCCACAGAAATGTTACACAGAATGACACAGAAACTTATTTTATTAAACGCTTAACCTTGGCGCCATTCTTGGTAAAAACTATTAATAATCCGACTTGAATTTTTTCCGACGACAAATAGCTAAGGAGTTGTCTAACGTCAGTTTCATAAATTTCATTTCTGACTTTAAGCTCAACAGCTATTTTCCCTGCCACAAGGAAATCTAAATAATATTTACCGACTTTTTTACCGTTGAATGTAACAAATCCGTATTTCTCACGCTGAAATTCAAGTTGTTTTTTTGCAAGTGACTCTGATAACGCATTCTGATAGGTTTTTTCAGACAGCCCATATCCTAGCGCCTTATACACCTCGAAAGCACATCCAATAATATTTCTGGTCAGTTCTATCTCAGGATATTCGTCATTATCAAATCGATTTATATTCATTTCCCCCTTCTGTGTTTTTCTGTGGACCGTTTTTCTGTGACCGTCCCTTCCGTGTTCTTCTGTGGGTTGTGCTTCTGTGACCGTCTACTCGTTGAACATCACGCTATGATCTGACCGCTTATATTCATCATGAATATCTTCATCAGAAAACCAATGGGTAATCTCATGCTCGGCCTCTTCTGGCGTTTCCGAAGCATGCATGATGTTCTTAATTGCCCGACCTTCTAGGTTTGCAGCCGCAGGTGAGTCTACTGAAAAATCTCCCCTCACAGTGCCAATTTCAGCCTTGGACGGAAGGGTATTACCAGCAATTTTGCGCACCATATCAATAGCGTGCACACCCTCGACAATCATTGCAACAACAGGAGCATCAAGGAGATAATCAACCAACCATTTTCGAACCATTTTTCCGGCTTCTTTCTTTGAATCGGTGCCCATCATTTCTTTTGGATCGATGCCATATTCCTCAAAGACCGTAAAACCTTTGTGCCCGAGCCTTTCTATCCAGGCTTCGTCCTTTGGGTAATGATTATCGATGTGTTCAAGTGATGGCTTGACCATTTTAAGAGCAACGATTTTCAGCCCGCGATTCTCAAGCCGTTTAATTACTTCGCCAACCAATCCCCTCTGTACCCCGTCCGGCTTGACTAGTACGAGCGATCTTTGAATCGCAATCTTTAATTTCTTTTCCGCCATAAGTTCTCCTATCCATTTAAAATTTTCTTAAGCTTCTTGTCGTCAAGAAAA
This DNA window, taken from Patescibacteria group bacterium, encodes the following:
- a CDS encoding nucleoside-diphosphate kinase, yielding MAEKKLKIAIQRSLVLVKPDGVQRGLVGEVIKRLENRGLKIVALKMVKPSLEHIDNHYPKDEAWIERLGHKGFTVFEEYGIDPKEMMGTDSKKEAGKMVRKWLVDYLLDAPVVAMIVEGVHAIDMVRKIAGNTLPSKAEIGTVRGDFSVDSPAAANLEGRAIKNIMHASETPEEAEHEITHWFSDEDIHDEYKRSDHSVMFNE
- a CDS encoding DNA polymerase III subunit alpha; the protein is MSEDKPKFVHLHVHSHYSMLDGMGKIPDLVAKAKNDGQPAIALTDHGVMHGIIEFYEECLKQEIKPILGVEAYMAPRTMHDKQPRVDSSAYHLILLAKNETGYKNLLKLTSIAHLDGYYYKPRIDKKTLKKHADGLIACSACVQGEIPRKSLESLNEGRKALKEYLEIFPKEDLYLEVQKHPHTVPEQDSANKNMFKLAQEFGLKVIATNDPHYVNSDDNIAHDALICLQTGKVLSDENRMSMAGDDYSLLTTEQMAANFPDHPEVLQNTLEIVEKCNVEIELGKFKFPEFPLPEGETYETYLRKLIDERLPRMVGEVTKEMTDRIDYEFDVIKKKGYLGYFLIVQDFFHFAKENGIPTNTRGSAAGCFISYALGITAKQLNPMEYNLPFERFLNPYRPSAPDIDADIADSGRDSIIQYVSKKYGKDHVAQIITFGTMAARMAVRDVGRVLGMTYSEVDIIAKLIPPLKTTLEKALDSVEDLKALYNSDAKVKQCIDIARKLEGVVRHASVHAAGVVIAPEAITNFTPIMMDAKGERLITQYEMHTVGEDGVGLIKMDFLGLANLSIIQNALRIIRKTRNTEINLEEIPLDDKKTFQLLSRGETIGVFQLESEGMRKNIKELRPSTIHDIMAMVALYRPGPMAFIPEYIARKHNPARISYLDPRMKQFLDKSLGLIVYQDDVLMIALELAGYNWEEVDKFRKAIGKKIAKDMAAQKDKFYKQIIERGMEKNIVDELWAQIETFAGYGFNKAHAASYGLVAYQTAYLKSNYPPEYMSALMTSNRDDLDKLAMEIEECKRMGIQVLPPSVNESFVDFGVVKDSGNVRFGLSAIKNVGAAVAEEIVENRKEGGKFKDIEDFLTRLGPKVINKKSLESLVMAGALDDLGERALFLYNMEKMLAFASNIQKNQNSGQNSLFTSEEVSIPSIQFEETKPAEKKQRLAWERELLGMYVSEHPLSGISHMIEPHRTLKISEVTSEHEGEFVRISGIITNIHSILTRANQKMVFAKIEDLTSNAEVIAFPKILAETTDLWVADKIVAVDGYVNYKDGSPKILCEQIQEIHEQADIDPFKPRGKKKNGDWRKKGNGNGNGNSYASTNGYSNNGSVPAPKKQAEEYIIKRKSIKITLPKGSDRSILKEIKEILESDPGESDVILNVPNNGSGYKEIKTKTKVAINPVLNKKLKEIVGKENIAIT
- a CDS encoding GxxExxY protein, whose amino-acid sequence is MNINRFDNDEYPEIELTRNIIGCAFEVYKALGYGLSEKTYQNALSESLAKKQLEFQREKYGFVTFNGKKVGKYYLDFLVAGKIAVELKVRNEIYETDVRQLLSYLSSEKIQVGLLIVFTKNGAKVKRLIK
- a CDS encoding MraY family glycosyltransferase, whose amino-acid sequence is MTYFLGFFISLVLSIFATGIVRSLGFRKKIFAEIRERDVHKKPIPRIGGIAIFLSFLITLTIFLLVFKTNFGFAGSAVFGLDSKFIGIILGSTLVVISMFFDDLFGLKAWQKSIFQILAAIVAISGGIGIDTLTNPFGGEINLNSIYVPLFSVSGTMVHFSLWSDLLTLVWLVGMMNVINFVDGIDGLASGISTIAAFTIFLLSISLAVNQPSTALIAIILAGSTAGFLFWNFPPAKIFMGDAGSMFLGYILGVLPLISGGKLATAFLVLGFPIVDGLFVAGGRILRGKNPFTTPDKTHLHHRFLAAGFSVREAVLSLYVIAIAFAWVALRSTTMNKIIASIILILLLIGIIVLLRMRAKQMTES
- a CDS encoding PH domain-containing protein, which gives rise to MSLEFTFKGQRADETVEEVVKNHPFVLFWPGIKAVILLAIPVGVFFFTGASTYFTLATLIFVLSAFAVFARPYYEYAASVLILTNQRVMYLAQRGFFGRKIIETELRNIVDISSDTSGAIRMSLGFGDLIIRTAGAGIGTEIIVKNISDPFEIQQEVTKRIEKQLIR
- a CDS encoding DNA methyltransferase; protein product: MDTDHNKNTFAFVLGRESELALLEVKAVLGRFGFGFCISSVSDNIAIIKFEEAGSLQMTADSLISSLGGTTKIFELYKKASPDLKKEIIDMVIAEKSENGSKIDFGISNFSKRTLNINKLGIEVKTALKPQIKSRFVAIKEGQELSTIVSQTNKLDGKGVEVGVFDEYLGRLIAISNPFEWSKRDYGKPAGDKYSGMLPPKLARMMVNLSIGESNDKSIVVDPFCGSGNIPIEALMLGHDIIASDISEKAVMDTKLNIEWVIARNEMTKQSIKKIAAPSGLAMTGKTFSIFQADATKHDFLAPLSTLDLELSTRDVIIVAEPYLGEPKKFKPSKNAVLGEFKKLEGIYLGFLKNLASLLRASSCQLSAVCLVFPLVESSDGGQISLFAASVDEIEKMGYTLLRPPLVYGRDYQVVKREILFLQAPKS
- the rpmA gene encoding 50S ribosomal protein L27, with translation MAHKKAAGSTRLGRDSRAQRLGVKVFGDQKILAGGIIVRQRGSKFHAGANVGIGCDDTLYALKDGMVKFQEKRVVAFNSNKDKRTFVSVEADKK
- the rplS gene encoding 50S ribosomal protein L19, producing MQTTIEKKLMKKNVPDIVSGDTIRVHLKVKEGAKERVQIFEGLVIAVKHGKGLDGTFTVRKESFGIGVERVFPLHSPRIIKIERIKHSKVRRAKLYFMRELTGKNARLKEQSREYKMWEEKEAEEELAKIEAEKAKQAEADAAKKAEKDAELAKKAESALAARSGKADGEAEEVEAGSNTDERAAEPTEEKADEAEDEETKAE